From the genome of Streptomyces sp. NBC_01116, one region includes:
- a CDS encoding maleylpyruvate isomerase family mycothiol-dependent enzyme, producing the protein MESDAKREVWRMVHAERAALADDLARLDAGQWDAPSLCEGWTVRDVAAHLVDTARTTRIGFVAGLVRARFDFDRQNARGVERERGASPQETLERLRRVVSRTTTPPAPLDTRLVEEVVHGEDVRRAVGLVRSYPQEAVVRALRLQARTPASFGGAKEAVASVRLTATDADLSIGEGPAVTGPALSLLLAVSGRRVALDELDGPGLSVLAAAG; encoded by the coding sequence GTGGAGAGCGACGCGAAGCGCGAGGTCTGGCGGATGGTGCACGCGGAGCGCGCAGCCCTGGCCGACGACCTCGCCCGGCTGGACGCCGGACAGTGGGATGCGCCGTCGCTCTGCGAGGGATGGACCGTGCGCGATGTGGCGGCGCATCTGGTGGACACCGCCCGTACGACGCGGATCGGCTTCGTGGCAGGCCTCGTGCGGGCGCGGTTCGACTTCGACCGCCAGAACGCGCGCGGCGTGGAGCGCGAGCGCGGGGCCTCGCCGCAGGAGACGCTGGAGCGGCTGCGGCGGGTGGTGTCGCGGACGACGACTCCTCCGGCCCCGCTCGACACCCGGCTGGTCGAGGAGGTCGTCCATGGCGAGGACGTCCGCCGTGCGGTGGGCCTGGTCCGCTCCTACCCGCAGGAGGCCGTGGTGCGTGCGCTCCGCCTTCAGGCGCGTACACCGGCGTCCTTCGGCGGGGCGAAGGAGGCGGTGGCGTCCGTACGGCTGACGGCGACCGACGCCGACCTGTCGATCGGGGAGGGGCCGGCGGTGACGGGTCCCGCGCTGTCCCTGCTCCTGGCGGTGTCCGGGCGGCGGGTGGCCCTCGACGAGCTGGACGGGCCGGGGCTCTCCGTGCTCGCGGCGGCCGGCTGA